DNA from Mesorhizobium sp. DCY119:
CCTCGAAAGCTGCACCATAACGCTGGTCCAGCGGCAGAGAGGCATTTTCGCGCGTGCTGCCGAGGCTGTCGTCGGCCAAAAGGGCGACGATGGCGGCAAGGTCGGATTCAATGGCTGGACGGAACAGAAGATCGCTCATGGCTGCACGGGAGATGCCTCAGCCGTTTCGGGTACGGGCGAAAGCGGGGCGCTGTCGGCGGAGACCTTCAGGGGCGAGCGCGGATGCAGGAGCAGAAGGGTCGTCAGCAGGCTGGCGACAAGCCCGATCCCGGTAACGAGGACCATGTCGGCCGACGTCCAGCCATCCGCTTCGAACGGCTTGCCGTTGAAAAGGGCAAGCGAACTGAACGCGCTCTGATGGGAGACCAGCAGGAACGCCACCAGATTGTTGCCGAGATGCGCGCCCATCGCCGCGCCCAGATTGCCGGTCTTGTAGACGAGCAGTGTCAGCACGACGGTGAACAGGCCGATCGAGGCCAGCCCGGCGGCATTCACCATCATGCTGGTGCCGGGGCTCCAGTGCAGGGAAACGAATGCCAGCCCCGGCAGAAGCGCCCAGACCAGCGGGCTGCGAAAACGATGCGCCAGACCGCGCAGCAGATAGCCGCGGAACAGGATTTCCTCCGAAGAGGTCTGCAGGAAGATCAGAAGTCCCGCAGGGATCAGAAGCAGCAGCCAGGACGACAGATCGAGTGAACTGCGCGTCACGTCCGGCTGCAGTGCATACAAAAGCACTTCGGACAGAAGCGAGGTCGCCAGCACGGCCGCCAGCCCCTTCCAGAAGCCCGGCCACGATATCCTGCGGCTGTAGCCGAACAATGCGCCGAGCCGTTCCCGATGCAGCAGTCGGACCGCTATCCACACGCCAAGCCAGATGCCGGCGAAAGAGAGAAGCGAAGCCAGTATTCCCGGAAGCGTTGTCAGGAAGTCCGCATAGGGAAGGCCGGCTTGGGTGGAGAACCTTTCCGCGCCGATGATGACGCCGAAAGTCAGGCCGAACCAGCACGCCAGAATTATCAGGACGCCGAAGAACAGACGTAGCAGCGTCGCCTTGTTGGCGCTGCGCCTGTATTGCTCAAAAGCGGTCGGATCGAGTGTCATGCAAGCCCCCTTGCCCGAATATACCCAATCTCGGGACCGCGGAAACAGGTTGCGGCTGACAAAAAGGCATTTTCAACTTAGCTAATGTTAAGAAATTCCAGCTAAGGTACTATGGGGTGAGCATGCGGCTCCGTTTAGAGGGTCATCCATGAATGATGCATCCGACCCTTCTCATTCCGAGGGGGTTGACGACCATAGCTCCTACTCCGACGGCACCACCTCGGCTTTAGCCGGCTTTGCCGACACGACGGAACTTGCCCTGATGATGATCGATGCGCGCGGCATCATCACCTATGTCAACAAGGCAGGCCAGCGACTGCTCGGCTATGAACGCGACGAAATGGTCGGCTGCACGCTCGACCTGATCATCCCCGAACGGCTGCGCGGCGCGCACAGCGCCGGCGTGGCGCGCGTCGGCGGCGGCCAGCCGTCGAAGCTCAGCGGCAAGACAGTCGAGGTCGCGGCCTTGCGGCGCGACGGCACGGAATTCCCGATCGAGCTGTCGCTGTCGGTCTGGCAGGGACCGGACGGCGTGGTGATGGGCGGTATCATCCGCGACATATCCGAGCGCCGCCAGCGCGATACGCGGCTTCACCGGCTTGCCCATCACGATCCGCTGACCGGCCTTCCCAACCGCGCGCAGGTCAACGAGCGGCTCGGCGCCATTCTCGCGGCAGGCGGGCAGGCCGCCATACTCCTGTTCGATCTCGACGGCTTCAAGAAGGTCAATGACAATCTCGGCCATGCGACCGGCGACACGCTGTTGCAGGCGCTTGCGGTGCGGCTGCCGGCCGTGCTCGATGCCGACGCCATCCCGGCGAGAATTGGCGGTGACGAGTTCGCCGTCATTTTGCCCGATGTCGGCGATCCGATGAAGGCGTCGGCTGCCGCGCGGTCCATTCTCGATGCCTTCCGGCAGTCCTTCACCATTGGGGATCATGTCCTCAAGCTTGGCGCCTGTGTCGGCGTTGCCCTCGGACCTGCCCATGGCGCCGATCCGGAAGAGCTGATCGCGAGCGCCGATCTTGCCCTGTCCCACGCCAGGCGCGACGGCAGCCCGGGTTTCAGGCTTTATGAGCCGGCAATGCGCAGCGCCATCGCGGCACGGCGGCTGATGAAGGACGAACTGCTTCAAGCCGTCAGCGCCGGTGAACTGGTTCTGCACTACCAGCCGCAGATCGACCTCGAAAGCGGCGCGGTGTTCGGGGCCGAGGCGCTTCTGCGCTGGAACCACCCGACACGCGGCCTGCTTTTCCCGGCAACGTTCCTGTCGGTGCTCGAATCCCATTCGCTGGCCCTGCAGGTCGGCTGCTGGATCCTCGACGAAGCCTGCCGGCAGGCCGCCGAATGGCGCAGCACAGGCCTGCCGGAAATGCGGATCGCGGCAAACCTGTTTTCGGCGCAGGTAAATGCCGGAAACCTGGCGCAGGTGGTGACCGAGACGCTTGACCGTCACGGTCTGCCGCCGGAGGCGCTGGAAATCGAGGTGACGGAGACGGTCGTTCTCGAAAACGACGATCGCGTGCTCGCACCCTTCCGCGAACTCCGCGACCGTCAGGTTGGGGTGGCGTTCGACGATTTCGGCACCGGCCACGCCTCGCTGAGCACGCTCAAGCGTTTTCCGCTGACCACGCTGAAGATCGACCGCAGCTTCGTTCGCGACCTGCTTGTCGACCGTTCGGCGGGCGCAATCGTCCAGGCATTGCTGGGCATGGGGCGCAGCATGGGCCTTGATGTCATTGCCGAGGGCGTCGAAACCGAAGAACAGCAGGCCGTGCTGCTCGCCATGGGTTGCAGGATCGCCCAGGGATATCTCTATGCCAAGGCGCTGCCGGCCGAGGCGTTCACACGCCGGTTCGTCGAGACCAAAGGGAAGGCCAGGGGCAAGGCCGCCGGATCGCGCTGATTGCTGAACCAGGACAGCTGCTCTGCCATGCCCCCTTCAAGGTGTTGTGGCCTCCCCTCAATCGGTTCGGCTTATCCGCGCACTCGGCCGGGCAAGGAAGGGCTTGAACGCTGCCGCGACCTTGGCAAGGAATCCCTTGCTGAATGATCCCAATACTTCTGTATTCGGATCATAATAGAACGAGTGCTCGGCTATGTCGTGATTGAACTCGGAAACTGTAATCCACGCATCTTTCCAGTCGCGGATTCCGGCCCTGCGGCATTCGAGCTGCGGAATCTCCAACGCGGTCTGATCGGACCGGGGTGGGGTGCCGGAGATGGCCAGAAGGATCAGGTTTGTCTGATTGCCGCTGGGTATAGCAAGCACCATGCAGACCGGGCGAGACTTCCGCCCTTCGGTTTCGCCTTTGTCGCGTTGCCATGCCCAAAGATAGGGGAAGCGGATGATTGAACCATTGGCTGGAATGTCAGCCACCGGTTTGGCTTCCTTCCTCTATCAGCCGGTCCAGTTCAGGGCCGATCAACGCTGCCAGTTCTGGCGGTGCCTCATGCGGGCCGTAAACCTTACGCGGATCGAGCTGTAATTTCATGGCCTCGAAATCATCGTAGGTCATCAGGACATAGCGGGGTTTACGGTGCTGGGTGATGGTGACCGGCTGGCGATCTGCCGCCATGGTCACGGTCTTGATGTCACGCAACAGGTCTACTGTCGAAAATTTCCGCATCATGCAATTCCTTCGAATAATGCGGAATATACAAATTATTCGACTATTCGACAAGGAGCATTCGCAAGGACGTCAAAATCGAAGACGACTTCTGCGATGGAAAATACTCTGCATTCCAGTTGCGGGGCCGGACGGCGAGGGCCGTCCGGCGTTTTTCATCAGGTCATGCGGTCAGGATTATCGCACGACGTAGACGATCCGGCGCGTGCCCGGATCGACCAGGGCCGGCTGGCCGTTCACATAGACGTAGCGATAGTCGTAGTCGGGAATTTCCTGAAGCTCGACCGTGTCGGGCAGGCCGGCGCCGACGACGACTTCACCGTCGAGATAGACCGGGTCGACCTGGTGGCTGGTGACGTAGGTGCGCACTTCCGGCGGCGGTTCTGCCGCGGCACCTGCCGAGCCTCCGACCGCCACGCCGGCAACACCGCCGACTGCAGCGCCGATCGGCCCGCCGATGAGCGCGCCGCCGACAGCACCAGTGGCACCGCCGACCAAGGCGCCGGTTGCGCCGCCGTCACCCTTGGGCGCTTCGACGATGGTTACTTCGGAATTGGCAGGGCGCTCGCTGAGCACGACGGCCGAGCCGCCGAAATCGCCGGTCAGATAGTCGGCATAGACCCAGCCCTCGCCATCGGCGGTGACGACCGAGCACCATTTGCTGTTTTCGATGCAGCCATCGAGCGTGGTGGTTTCGTTTGCGCCGATGAAGCCGACGACAGGATATTGCGGGCCGGGGCCTGAACGGACATTCAGGTCCGTCACGGCGGTTACATCAGCGGCAAAAGCCGCTCCGGACATGGCAAGCAATGCAATTGCTGCCACTGAGCCAAGAATCTTCGATTTCATCATCTCTCTCCGTTTTTGACCCTTCAATGGAGGGATCAATCCCGGGAGGCTCCATGAGTTCCCGCTAAAATGAGGTCATTCGGTGACGATTTCGGGGCGGGTTGCAGACGGAGGCTGCCGAAACAGACGGTTCTACCTGACCAAACGGAAATTTCATCTTGTTCGCCAGTATTGCTTGCTTTGCTTGTAAACCTGATCTTAACGGTGACAAATCAAGCAATTGCTGGCAGATAGCGTTTCAGGGACGTGATTCAGGCAATCAGGAGAACAGCATGGCATTTTCTGCCAAGGGAAAGATTTTTGCCGCCGCCGCCTTCGCCCTGCTCGGTCTTGCGACCGGCAGCGCAAATGCGGCCCAATGCGGCAACACTGCCGCCGGTTTCGAGGCATGGAAGAAGCAGTTCAGCCAGGAAGCTGCGGCCAACGGCATCAGCAGCCGTGCGCTGAGCGCGCTGGCAGGCACCAAATATGCCACCAAGACCATTTCCGCCGACCGCAACCAGCACAGCTTCAAGCTGTCGCTGAGCCAGTTCATGGCCAAGCGCGGCGGCAAGACCATCGCCTCGCGCGGCAAGGCCATGAAGGCGCAGAATGCGGCGCTGTTCGATCGCATCGAGCAGCGCTACGGCGTGCCCGCCGGCCCGCTGATCGCGATCTGGGGCATGGAAACGGGGTTTGGCAGCTTCACCGGCAACCAGAACACGCTGTCGGCTGTCGCGACGCTCGCCTATGACTGCCGTCGCACCGAATATTTCACCGACCAGCTCTATGCAGCGCTGAAGCTTGTGCAGAACGGCACGCTGACGGCCGCGACCACGGGTGCGGCGCATGGCGAGATCGGCCAGACGCAGTTCCTGCCGGTCAACGTGCTGAAATACGGCGTCGACGGCGACGGCAACGGCCGCATCGACCTCAAGGGCAAGGCCGACGCTCTGGCCTCGACCGCCAACTTCCTGCGTGGCCATGGCTGGTCGCGCGGCGGCGGCTATCAGCCGGGACAGGCCAATTTCGGCGCCATCCAGGGCTGGAATGCAGCCAGCGTCTACCAGCAGGCCATCGCCATCATCGGCGCGGAAATCGACGGGCAGTAAGCGCTCTTTTTCCTTCTCCCCGTTCACGGGGAGAAGGTGGCCCGAAGGGCCGGATGAGGGGCAGCACCAAAGCTGGCAAGGTTAGCTCTGCCCCTCATCTGCCTGCCGGCATCTTCTCCCCGTATAGTGACGGGGAGAAGAAAGATTTCACCCCCGCTGATCCCTTGCTGCCAGCGTGCGCAGGCGCAGGGCGTTGAGCTTGATGAAGCCGGCGGCGTCCTTCTGGTCGTAGGCGCCCTGGTCGTCCTCGAAGGTGACCAGCTTGTCGGAATAGAGCGATTTCGGGCTCTCGCGGCCGGTGACCATGACGTTGCCCTTGTAGAGCTTCAGCGTCACTTCGCCTTCCACGTTCTTCTGGCTGAGATCGATTGCCGCCTGCAGCATCTCGCGTTCGGGCGAGAACCAGAAGCCGTAATAGATCAGCTCGGCATAGCGCGGCATCAGATCGTCCTTGAGGTGCGCCGCACCTCGGTCGAGCGTGATCGATTCGATGGCGCGGTGCGCGGCAAGCAGGATCGTGCCGCCCGGGGTCTCATAGACGCCGCGGCTCTTCATGCCGACATAACGGTTTTCGACCAGATCGAGACGGCCGATGCCGTTGTCGCGGCCATAGTCGTTGAGCTTGGCCAGCAGGGTTGCCGGCGACAGGCGCTCGCCATTGATCGAAACCGCGTCGCCCTTCTCGAAGCCGACCTTGATGACCGTCGCCTTGTCGGGTGCCGCTTCTGGCGAGATGGTGCGCATATGGACATATTCGGGCGCTTCGACGGCCGGGTCTTCCAGCACCTTGCCCTCGGAAGACGAGTGCAGCAGGTTGGCGTCGACGGAGAAGGGGGCCTCGCCCTTCTTGTCCTTGGCGACCGGGATCTGGTGCTGTTCGGCGAAGTCGAGCAGGTCGGTGCGGCTCTTGAACGACCAGTCGCGCCACGGTGCGATGATCTTGATGTCGGGGTTCAGCGCATAGGCCGACAGCTCGAAGCGGACCTGGTCGTTGCCCTTGCCGGTGGCGCCGTGGGCGATGGCGTCGGCACCGGTCTTGCGGGCAATGTCGACGAGGTGCTTGGAGATCAGCGGGCGGGCAATCGAGGTGCCGAGCAGGTAGACGCCTTCATAGACGGCATTGGCGCGGAACATCGGGAAGACGAAATCGCGCACGAATTCCTCGCGCACGTCCTCGATGAAGATTTCCTTGATGCCCATCATCTCGGCCTTCTTGCGGGCCGGCTCGAGTTCTTCGCCCTGGCCGAGATCGGCGGTGAAGGTGACCACCTCAGCGCCCAGTTCGGTCTGCAGCCATTTCAGGATGATGGAGGTGTCGAGGCCGCCGGAATAGGCGAGCACGACCTTTTTCACGTCTTTCCACTTCGACATTTTACGATCCGGTCCTTCCAGTCGCGGAAAGGCCACGGCGGCACTCCGCTTTCGGCGGGCACTATTAGCAGGAAAGGCAAAGCGGGCAAGCTTTGCGGGGCGTGAATCACGCTGGCGCGGCAATCTGGTTTCGGCTAGCTTGCGCCGTTCTCAGCCGGGCCCGAAAAAATGTCGTTCATTCCCGATACCGCCATCATCATCCAGTTCGCCATCGCCACCTTCATCATCGCGATCACGCCCGGTCCCGACATGACGCTGTTCGTCGGGCGCGCGCTTTCGGAGGGACGGGCTGCCGGCTTTGCCTGCATGTTCGGGGCGATGAGCGGCATCATCATCCATACGGCGCTGGTGGCGCTGGGCTTGTCGGCGCTGATCGTGGCTTCGCCGCAGGCGTTCCTGGCGCTGAAGATCGGCGGGGCCGGCTATCTGGTGTGGCTTGCCTATCAGGCGATAAGGCACGGCTCGGCGTTTTCGCCCGACATGACCAAGCGCGCGCCGCGCTCGCTGTTCCAGAACTGGGCGACCGGGCTTGGCATCAATCTGCTCAACCCGAAGATCATCCTGTTCTTCATGACCTTCCTGCCGCAGTTCGTTTCCGCGCATGATCCGCATGCGCCGGGAAAGCTGTTCTTCCTCGGCGTTCTGTTCATCCCGCTGTCGCTGCCGCTGACTGTGCCGATGGTGATCGCCGCCGACAAGTTTGCCGGGTTGTTGAAGAAGAACCCGACGGTGACGCGCATCGTCGACTATCTGTTTGCCGGCGTGTTTTCGGCCTTTGCGCTGAAGATCCTTACGGCGCAGGCGAAGTAACGCTCAGCGTTCCTTGATGCGCCGGGCAGGCACGCCGGCGTAGACGCCGAATGGCTTGGTCGATCTGGCGACCACCGCGCCGGCAGCGATGACGCAGCCCTTTGCGATGTGGACGCCGTCGAGCACGGTCGCATGGGCGCCGATCCAGACGTCGTCCTCTATCACCACGCCCTTGCGGCTGAGCCCCTGCGTGTGGATCGGCGCATCGCGATCCCTGAAGACGTGATTGAAGGAAACGATGGCGCAGTGGGAGGCGATCCTCACATGGTTGCCGATGGTAAGCGTGCCCTGTCCGTGAAGTATGGTGAATGGGTTGATCGAGACATGGTCACCCAGCGTGATGCGGCCGCCGCCGCCGGTGCGGAACAGGACATGCTCCTCGATGAGGCAATGGTCGCCGATAACCACGGAACCGCCTTGGCCCACCTCGATACTGGCGCTGCTCTTCACGCGCGTGCCCACGCCGATCGCGTAGTTGTTGCGCCAGGCCCGGTAGGTGTTGCTCAGATCCTTGAAACGCGAACTTATTTTCTTGCGAAGCGTCAACGATGACTTCCTGATGATGATGATGACGATCAAAACCCCCATCAGGGCGTTTCAATGGCCGGAAGTCATCGTTGCTTGTTGAAATCGTTTTTCCAGCTTCCGGCTGAGTTGCCGGCGACCAGCCAGTAGGCGATGCCGCCGATAAGCCCGGTGCCGATGAGCAGCATGGCCATGCGCGGGTCGTCGGTGAAGCGGGTATCCGGGGTGAAGCCGCCTTCGGCGTCTCCGATCCTGAGGGTGGCAAGGTGGCGCAGGAAGCCCATGACGACCAGCGAAACCACGCCGCCGCCCAGCGCATGGGTCAGCCAGTCGCGCTTGCCGAGCAGTTCTGTGAAGACGATGACGATCATCGCCGGGACGAAGGCGTAATAGGCGGTGATCAGCGCGACGAAGGGAATGCCGGCGGCAAATGATGCCGTGACCGCCCATGGCGGCGCATCAGTGAAGAAGCCGGCCGCGCCGAGCATCATGACGTTGAAGAAGGCAGCTGCTGCAAAGGCGGCGACGACATAGCCGATGAGGATGACGAACAGCCGGCCGAGGATGAGGAGGATGTTGGTCATGGCTCGACCTTTACCGCAGGCAGGCCGGCCTTGCGGCCCGCGACCACCCAATAAGCTGCCCCACCGCCTAGACCGGCGAGCAGCAGGATCGGCGGCATCAGCGGCTCAAGGCCTTCGCTGCCGGAGCCGAGGTAATGCGCCAGCACGTAGGCGCAGGCGGCGGCGAAGCCGATCAGGAGACCGGCTGCCGCATAATAGTGCCATCGGCGCCAGCCATAGAACTCGCTGACAAGGGCGCTGGCCAGTCCGGGCAGGAAGGCATAGCGCGCAATCATGAGGGCCAGGAACGGGATCGCGGCCAGCCGGTTTTCGCGGGCAATGTCAGGAACGTCCTGAGCGGCTGCCA
Protein-coding regions in this window:
- a CDS encoding DUF1236 domain-containing protein, translated to MKSKILGSVAAIALLAMSGAAFAADVTAVTDLNVRSGPGPQYPVVGFIGANETTTLDGCIENSKWCSVVTADGEGWVYADYLTGDFGGSAVVLSERPANSEVTIVEAPKGDGGATGALVGGATGAVGGALIGGPIGAAVGGVAGVAVGGSAGAAAEPPPEVRTYVTSHQVDPVYLDGEVVVGAGLPDTVELQEIPDYDYRYVYVNGQPALVDPGTRRIVYVVR
- a CDS encoding type II toxin-antitoxin system prevent-host-death family antitoxin, whose amino-acid sequence is MMRKFSTVDLLRDIKTVTMAADRQPVTITQHRKPRYVLMTYDDFEAMKLQLDPRKVYGPHEAPPELAALIGPELDRLIEEGSQTGG
- a CDS encoding lytic transglycosylase domain-containing protein, with the protein product MAFSAKGKIFAAAAFALLGLATGSANAAQCGNTAAGFEAWKKQFSQEAAANGISSRALSALAGTKYATKTISADRNQHSFKLSLSQFMAKRGGKTIASRGKAMKAQNAALFDRIEQRYGVPAGPLIAIWGMETGFGSFTGNQNTLSAVATLAYDCRRTEYFTDQLYAALKLVQNGTLTAATTGAAHGEIGQTQFLPVNVLKYGVDGDGNGRIDLKGKADALASTANFLRGHGWSRGGGYQPGQANFGAIQGWNAASVYQQAIAIIGAEIDGQ
- a CDS encoding acyltransferase, with amino-acid sequence MGVLIVIIIIRKSSLTLRKKISSRFKDLSNTYRAWRNNYAIGVGTRVKSSASIEVGQGGSVVIGDHCLIEEHVLFRTGGGGRITLGDHVSINPFTILHGQGTLTIGNHVRIASHCAIVSFNHVFRDRDAPIHTQGLSRKGVVIEDDVWIGAHATVLDGVHIAKGCVIAAGAVVARSTKPFGVYAGVPARRIKER
- a CDS encoding argininosuccinate synthase, whose translation is MSKWKDVKKVVLAYSGGLDTSIILKWLQTELGAEVVTFTADLGQGEELEPARKKAEMMGIKEIFIEDVREEFVRDFVFPMFRANAVYEGVYLLGTSIARPLISKHLVDIARKTGADAIAHGATGKGNDQVRFELSAYALNPDIKIIAPWRDWSFKSRTDLLDFAEQHQIPVAKDKKGEAPFSVDANLLHSSSEGKVLEDPAVEAPEYVHMRTISPEAAPDKATVIKVGFEKGDAVSINGERLSPATLLAKLNDYGRDNGIGRLDLVENRYVGMKSRGVYETPGGTILLAAHRAIESITLDRGAAHLKDDLMPRYAELIYYGFWFSPEREMLQAAIDLSQKNVEGEVTLKLYKGNVMVTGRESPKSLYSDKLVTFEDDQGAYDQKDAAGFIKLNALRLRTLAARDQRG
- a CDS encoding LysE family translocator; this translates as MSFIPDTAIIIQFAIATFIIAITPGPDMTLFVGRALSEGRAAGFACMFGAMSGIIIHTALVALGLSALIVASPQAFLALKIGGAGYLVWLAYQAIRHGSAFSPDMTKRAPRSLFQNWATGLGINLLNPKIILFFMTFLPQFVSAHDPHAPGKLFFLGVLFIPLSLPLTVPMVIAADKFAGLLKKNPTVTRIVDYLFAGVFSAFALKILTAQAK
- a CDS encoding EAL domain-containing protein; amino-acid sequence: MNDASDPSHSEGVDDHSSYSDGTTSALAGFADTTELALMMIDARGIITYVNKAGQRLLGYERDEMVGCTLDLIIPERLRGAHSAGVARVGGGQPSKLSGKTVEVAALRRDGTEFPIELSLSVWQGPDGVVMGGIIRDISERRQRDTRLHRLAHHDPLTGLPNRAQVNERLGAILAAGGQAAILLFDLDGFKKVNDNLGHATGDTLLQALAVRLPAVLDADAIPARIGGDEFAVILPDVGDPMKASAAARSILDAFRQSFTIGDHVLKLGACVGVALGPAHGADPEELIASADLALSHARRDGSPGFRLYEPAMRSAIAARRLMKDELLQAVSAGELVLHYQPQIDLESGAVFGAEALLRWNHPTRGLLFPATFLSVLESHSLALQVGCWILDEACRQAAEWRSTGLPEMRIAANLFSAQVNAGNLAQVVTETLDRHGLPPEALEIEVTETVVLENDDRVLAPFRELRDRQVGVAFDDFGTGHASLSTLKRFPLTTLKIDRSFVRDLLVDRSAGAIVQALLGMGRSMGLDVIAEGVETEEQQAVLLAMGCRIAQGYLYAKALPAEAFTRRFVETKGKARGKAAGSR
- a CDS encoding type II CAAX endopeptidase family protein; amino-acid sequence: MTLDPTAFEQYRRSANKATLLRLFFGVLIILACWFGLTFGVIIGAERFSTQAGLPYADFLTTLPGILASLLSFAGIWLGVWIAVRLLHRERLGALFGYSRRISWPGFWKGLAAVLATSLLSEVLLYALQPDVTRSSLDLSSWLLLLIPAGLLIFLQTSSEEILFRGYLLRGLAHRFRSPLVWALLPGLAFVSLHWSPGTSMMVNAAGLASIGLFTVVLTLLVYKTGNLGAAMGAHLGNNLVAFLLVSHQSAFSSLALFNGKPFEADGWTSADMVLVTGIGLVASLLTTLLLLHPRSPLKVSADSAPLSPVPETAEASPVQP